One Solanum lycopersicum chromosome 2, SLM_r2.1 genomic region harbors:
- the LOC138341956 gene encoding uncharacterized protein — translation MPDHKPSIEPQKRLNPLMKEVVKKEIIKWLDAGVIYPIADSSWVCPVQCLPKKGGMTVVPNEKNKLVPIRLVTGWRMLDRLAGKGWYCFLDGYSVYNQISIVPKHQEKTFFTCPYGTFAFRRMPFGTENQVADHLSSLEDEAMRELGDKTDIDDTFPDEHVLASSQELVPWFTDFANYLAIDYVSKWVEAIALAYNEGKSVTTFLKKKTFSRFGTPRAIISDGGSHFCKRLFKGLMEKYCVRHNVATPYHPQTSGKVEVSNREI, via the exons atgcctgatcataagccgagtattgagccCCAGAAACGCTTGAATCCTCTTATgaaagaggttgtgaagaaggaaatcatcaagtggttggatgccggagtaatatatccaatcgccgatagtagttgggtatgcccggttcagtgtttacctaagaaagggggaatgactgtggtccccaacgaaaagaatAAACTTGTTCCAATTAGActggttactggatggagg atgttggatagacttgctggaaaagggtggtattgttttcttgatgggtattcggtGTATAATCAGATATCTATTGTACCAAAACATCAAGAGAAAACCtttttcacttgtccatatgggacttttgcgttcagaagaatgccgtttg ggactgaaaatcaagttgctgatcatttgtctagtctagaggatgaagctatgagagagttaggagataagactgacattgatgatactttccccgatgaacatgtattggcttcTTCACAAGAATTGGTTCCATGGTTcacagattttgcgaactatctggcta ttgattatgtatctaaatgggtcgaagccatagccctTGCatacaatgaagggaagagtgtcactacattcttgaaaaagaaaacattttcccgttttggcaccccaagggccattattagtgatgggggctcccacttctgcaaaagattgttcaaggggttaatGGAGAAATACtgtgttcgccataatgtggccactccttaccaccctcaaactagtgggaaaGTTGAagtatcgaatcgggagatctAA